One region of Helicobacter pylori genomic DNA includes:
- the mscS gene encoding small-conductance mechanosensitive channel MscS, whose protein sequence is MDEIKTLLVDFFPQAKHFGIILIKAVIVFCIGFYFSFFLRNKTMKLLSKKDEILANFVAQVTFILILIITTIIALSTLGVQTTSIITVLGTVGIAVALALKDYLSSIAGGIILIILHPFKKGDIIEISGLEGKVEALDFFNTSLRLHDGRLAVLPNRSVANSNIINSNNTACRRIEWVCGVGYGSDIELVHKTIKDVIDAMEKIDKNMPTFIGITDFGQSSLNFTIRVWAKIEDGIFNVRSELIERIKNALDANHIEIPFNKLDIAIKNQDSSK, encoded by the coding sequence ATGGATGAAATTAAAACGCTGTTAGTGGATTTTTTTCCGCAGGCAAAGCATTTTGGGATAATCTTAATCAAGGCTGTCATTGTCTTTTGTATAGGTTTTTATTTTTCGTTTTTCTTACGGAATAAAACCATGAAGCTTTTATCCAAAAAGGATGAGATTTTAGCGAATTTTGTCGCGCAGGTTACTTTTATCTTAATCCTTATCATCACCACAATCATTGCGCTCAGCACGCTAGGCGTGCAAACCACCTCTATTATCACTGTTTTAGGAACGGTGGGGATTGCGGTGGCGTTGGCTTTAAAAGATTACCTTTCAAGCATTGCTGGAGGGATAATCCTTATTATTTTGCACCCTTTCAAAAAAGGAGACATCATTGAAATCTCTGGCCTAGAGGGCAAAGTAGAAGCGCTTGATTTTTTTAATACTTCTTTACGCTTGCATGACGGACGCTTGGCGGTTTTGCCTAATAGAAGTGTCGCTAATTCTAATATTATTAATAGCAATAACACGGCATGTCGGCGCATTGAATGGGTTTGTGGGGTAGGGTATGGGAGCGATATTGAACTGGTGCATAAGACTATAAAAGATGTTATTGATGCAATGGAAAAAATTGATAAAAACATGCCCACTTTTATTGGGATCACGGATTTTGGACAAAGTTCGCTGAATTTCACCATTAGGGTTTGGGCAAAGATTGAAGACGGGATCTTTAATGTGAGGAGCGAACTCATTGAACGCATCAAAAACGCCCTAGACGCTAACCACATTGAAATCCCTTTCAATAAGTTAGATATTGCTATTAAAAATCAAGACTCTTCTAAGTGA